A genomic window from Bubalus bubalis isolate 160015118507 breed Murrah chromosome X, NDDB_SH_1, whole genome shotgun sequence includes:
- the DYNLT3 gene encoding dynein light chain Tctex-type 3 isoform X2: MEEYHGPCDEVGFNADEAHNIVKECIDGVLGGEDYNQNNINQWTASIVEQSLAHLVKLGKAYKYIVTCAVVQRSPYGFHTASSCFWDTTSDGTCTVRWENRTMNCIVNVFAIAIVL; the protein is encoded by the exons ATGGAGGAGTACCATGGCCCCTGCGACGAG GTTGGCTTCAATGCTGATGAAGCACACAATATTGTTAAAGAG TGTATAGATGGGGTCTTGGGAGGTGAAGATTATAATCAGAACAATATCAACCAATGGACTGCAAGCATAGTGGAACAATCCCTAGCACATCTGGTTAAGTTGGGAAAAGCTTATAAGTATATTG TGACCTGTGCAGTGGTCCAGAGGAGTCCATATGGCTTTCACACAGCCAGCTCATGTTTTTGGGACACCACATCTGATG GAACCTGCACTGTAAGATGGGAGAACCGAACCATGAACTGTATCGTCAACGTTTTTGCCATTGCTATTGTCCTGTAG
- the DYNLT3 gene encoding dynein light chain Tctex-type 3 isoform X1, with protein MEEYHRPCDEVGFNADEAHNIVKECIDGVLGGEDYNQNNINQWTASIVEQSLAHLVKLGKAYKYIVTCAVVQRSPYGFHTASSCFWDTTSDGTCTVRWENRTMNCIVNVFAIAIVL; from the exons ATGGAGGAGTACCATCGCCCCTGCGACGAG GTTGGCTTCAATGCTGATGAAGCACACAATATTGTTAAAGAG TGTATAGATGGGGTCTTGGGAGGTGAAGATTATAATCAGAACAATATCAACCAATGGACTGCAAGCATAGTGGAACAATCCCTAGCACATCTGGTTAAGTTGGGAAAAGCTTATAAGTATATTG TGACCTGTGCAGTGGTCCAGAGGAGTCCATATGGCTTTCACACAGCCAGCTCATGTTTTTGGGACACCACATCTGATG GAACCTGCACTGTAAGATGGGAGAACCGAACCATGAACTGTATCGTCAACGTTTTTGCCATTGCTATTGTCCTGTAG